DNA from Variovorax sp. V213:
CACCTGGCTCACGCTGGCCCTGGTGCTGGCCGCCACGGTGCTGCTGTTCCTGACGGCGCTGCGCGACGAGCAGGAGTGCATCGCCCATTTTGGCGACGCCTACCGCGAGTACATGCGCGGTACCCGGCGCTTCATTCCGTTCGTGCTGTAGCGAGCGCTCGTGCGGTGGCGAAGTGCCGCCGCGAGCCGACCGGGGGCGCTCAACGGTAATATGCGCTTCTCCCCTCGGCGCCCGAAGACCCCCATGCCTTCCCCGAAAAGCACGGCTTTTCCCTCTGCCACGCAGGCCGCGCTGCTGTTCCTGGCGGTGTTTCTCTGCGAATTCGTCATTGGCATTGCGCTGCGCGACGCCAACCGTTGGCTGGGCCTGAACGGCATGCAGCTCGGCGTGCTGTCCGCGGTGCTGGGCAACGGCTGCGTATTCGCCGTGGTCATGCACTACCAGAAGCTCACCTACGGCGAGCTCTTTCACGAGTCGCCCGCCTCGGCGCGGGCCACCCTGATGCTGGTGGTGCCGCCGGTGCTGCTGCTCGTGCCGGGGCTGATGGTGGTGATGACGGCCGTGCTCAACCTGCTGGTGTTCATCGCGCCGCTCTCGGCCTGGGAGGAGTCGATGTTCAGCCGCATGGCCGACGGCAGCGTCGCTGCCACGCTGGCAGTGTGCCTCATGGCCCCGCTGCTGGAAGAAATGCTGTTCCGCGGCATCGTGCTGCGGGGCTTTCTGCAGCGCTACTCGCGGTGGCAGGCCGTCCTGGGCTCGGCGCTGCTCTTCGGCGCCGCGCACCTGAACATCTACCAGTTCGTCGTGGGCCTGGTGATGGGCACGGTGCTTGGCTGGCTCTATGAGCGCACCCGTTCGCTCATTCCGTGCATCGCGCTGCATGCGGCCTACAACAGCGGCACGATCTTCATCGGCGACTGGCCGGAATCCGCCTCGACCGCGGACGCGGCGTGGGCCTTGCTGCTGGTCTTGCTGGCCGGTGCGTGCGGCGTGCTGGCATTGCGCCGCATGCTCGTGGTACCGGTGGCACGCAGGCCTGTCCCCTGACCGGCCCGGGACCGGCCCCCGAAAGAAACCTAGGGTTGCACGGGCGGCAGCGGCCGCGCATCGACGGCCTCGCCATCGACGATGAAATGCCCGCCCGCCACATGGTGCAGCGTGCGCAGATCGTCGTGGCCCTGGAAGTGCCAGCGGCCCTCGGAGAACACCCGCGAATCGGCCTGCGCCGCGATCACTTCGCCGAGAAACAGGTCGTAGCGCTGCTGGATCGGCGGCTCGGGCAAGAGGCGGCATTCGAGCCAGGCCGCGCAATCTTCCAGCAGCGGCGCATCGGTCGCCACGCCCGCGAAGGTCTGCAGGCCGTAGGCCGCGAACTTGTCGTGCCCTTCTTTCTCGACGATCTCGCGGCCCGAGCTGTTGCCCAGCGCCTCGGTCAGGTCGAGCTGCGCGCGCGTGGGCACCTGCAGTGCGAAGGTGCCCGCGCCTTCCAGCAGCGTGCGCGTCCAGGTGCTTTTGTCGAGCACCACCGCCACCTTGGGCGGATCGAAGTCCAGCGGCATGGCCCAGGCTGCGGCCATGATGTTGCGCTGGCCGCCGTGCGCGGCGCTCACGAGAACGGTGGGGCCGTGATTGAGCAGGCGGTAGGCCTTGGCGAGCGGAACGGGCTTTCGGTGAATGGCGTTCATGCACCGCATCGTACCGGCGCGCGCCGGCACTGCGCCGGCTACGCGCCGGCGCGCGTCAGCATGCGGCCAGCTCGCGCGAGCACGCTGGCTCCCTCGCCTTGCCCGCCGCGATAGGCCAGCACGCCGTTCACGAACACCCGCTCCACGCCCAGGCTCACGCCGTGCGGCTTGTCGTAGGTGGCGGTGTCGGCAATGGTCTCGGGGTCGAACACCACCACGTCGGCCATGGCGCCCGCGCGCAGCAGGCCGCGGTCGGAAATGCGCAGGTTCCGCGCGGTCATGCCGGTCATCTTGTGCACAGCCTGCTCGAGCGTGAACAGACGGCGCTGGCGCCAGTAGCGCGCGAACACGCGCGGGAAAGCCCCCCACAGGCGCGGGTGCGGATGGCGGTCGTGCGGCAGGCCGTCGCTGCCGATCATGGTGAGCGGGTGCGCGATGACGCGCTCCACGTCTTCTTCCTGCATCTGGAAGTAGCAAGCGCCACCGGGCTTCAGGCGCAGGCAGGCCTCCTGCTCGGTGGTGCACCACTCGCGGGCGATGTCGGAGATCAGGCGTCCTGTCATTTCCGGGTGCGGATCGGACCAGGTCAGCAGCACGTCGATGACGCCGTCGACCAGGTCTTCGCGCAGCACCGTGGAACCGGCCACGTAGGGGTACACGTCCATCGAGATCTTCTGCCGCTCGGCAAGCGCCTCGATCAGCGGCAGCGTTTCCTTCGTGCGGCCCCAGTTGGCGGGGCCGGCGCACTTGTGGTGCGAGATGACGAGCGGCACGCCGGCGCTGAAGGCCGTATCGCCCGCTTCGTGCAGCGCCTCGATGATCTGCTGCATTTCGCTGCGCAGGTGCGTGGCGTAGATGCCGCCATGCTTCGCCACGATGCGCGCGAGCGCGGTCACTTCTTCGGCCGGGGCTGCAAATGCTTCTTCATAGAACAGCCCCGACGACAGGCCATGCGCGCCTTCGGCCATGCAGCTGTCCAGCAGCGCCGCCATGCGCGCGAGCTCGTCGCCGCTCGCGGGCCGGTCGAGCGCCTCCATGGCCGCGAAGCGCAAGGTGGTGTGGCCCACCAGCGCCGCCACGTTGAGCGCGGGCTGCGCCGCATCGACGGCCGCGCGGTACTCGGCCATGGTGGCGTGCCTGAACGACTCCACGCCCAGCAGCGTGAGCGGCGGCCTGGACTGCGGCGTGCGGTAAGGCGCGAGCGAAATGCCGCAGTTGCCCGTCACTACCGTGGTGATGCCTTGCGACACCTTGGGCAGGCACAGCGGGTCGCGCAGCACGATGGCGTCGTCGTGCGTGTGCGCGTCGATGAAGCCGGGGGCAATCACCTTGGTGCGGCAATCGACGATGTCGATATCGGCCAGCACGAGCCCTTGGGGCAACCGCTCGCGCAGCCCTTCGCCGAGGGCCAGGATGCGGTCGCCCTGCAGCAGCACGTCGCCGGGCCATGAGGGTCCGCCCGAACCATCGACCACGAGGCCGGCTTCGAGCAAGATGGCTTTGGCGTCGCTCACGATGCACGGCCTCCGGTGTTGATGCCGCCGCCGTCCCAGCTTTGCAGCGGGTGCGTGGAGGCGTCGATGCCATGGCGCTGAAAGGCCTCGCGTGCGCGCTGCAGGCGCTGCACCGCGGGTTCGCCGCGGCGCTGGGCCACCAGCACCGTCAGAATTTCGATGGCGGTGAGGTGCGTCAGGTAGGCGTCGATGCCCACGTGCATCACGGCATCGTCGGGCACCGAAAGACCCAGCAGGAAGTCGGCCTTGGCTGCCAGCGCGGTGCCTGGCCGCGTGAGCGCGACGACCTTGGCACCCTGTCCGCGCGCGATGTCCACGGCATCGAGCAGCGAGGGCATGCCGCCCACGTGCGAGATGGCAATGACCACGCCACCCGGACGTTGCGCCGCGCCCGCCACCTGCTGCAGGTGATAGTCGGCCCAGGCATTGGCCGAGAGGCCCAGCCTGAAGAGCCGCGCCTGCAGGTCGTTGGCCATGAACCAGGACGTGGCGCCCGCGCCATACAGGTCCACGTGAGGCGCGGCCGCGATGGCGGCCACTGCCCCTTCGAGCACCTGCATGTCGAGCTGTCCGCGCACGCCCGAAACCGAGGCCGCGGCGCTGCGCGCGATCTTGCCGACGACCTCGTCGGCCGCGTCCTCGATGTTCACGCGCCGGTGCAAGGGCGAGCCGCCGAGCGCCAGCTCCTGCGCAAGCGCGAGCTTGAATTCGCGCAGCCCCGCAAAGCCCAGGTCGCGGCAGGTGCGCATGATGGTGGGCACCGAGCTGCGCGAGCGCTCGGCCAGTTGCTCGAAACTCTCTTCGAGCGCGCGGTCGGGGTCTTCGAGGATCAGGTCGAGAATCGCGCGCCGCGTGGCGGGCGCGCTGCTGCGGAGTTCTGCGATCTTCTGAAGCAGGGAGGGGGTCATCGGTGCGGGTTCAGAAATGCATGGCGACGGCGTCGCTCACGCGGTAGTTCTCTTCGACCACCGGCATCCAGTGCCATTTGTCGAAGGTGGTGCAGGGGTGCGAAATGCCGAGGCCGACGCGGTCGCCGACCACCGGGGCCTGCGCCTCTTCGTCGGCATCCCAGCGCAGGTAGGCGTGCTGGTCGTTGAGGGCGGTGATCTTCCAGCCGTCGGGCACGGCCTCTGCTTCGAGCATGCCGCGTGCGGCGCGCGCGATGGGCACCGGCATCGAAAGGTCGAATGAGATGTCGCGCTTGCCCACGGCCAGGATGGCCAGGCCGGGCTCGGGCCGCGACTGCACCGTGGCCCACACTTCCATCGCGGGGCGCAGGCTCTCGCCGCAAGCGCAGCCCAGGCGCTCGTGCACCGCGCTCACCATGCGCTTGTAGAAGCCATGGTCGTGCGTGACATAGCATCCCGAGCGCAGCAGGCCGCGCACCGGCGAGCCCAGGGCAGGCTTCAGGCGGCCGGCCACCAGGTCGAAGATAGCCGAACCGCCTGCCGAGACCAGCACCTCGTCGGTCTCGAACAGCTGCCGCACGTCGCAGTGGCGCGCGATGGCTTCCACGCGGTCCATCAGCGTGTTGGCGTAGGCGGTGTCGGGTTCGCTGGCGCCGGTAGCGCCCTGCCCTTCATACGTCTCGATGCCAACCAGCTTGACCGCGTCGCTGGCGCGCAAGCACGTGGCGAGCGCCACCGCCTCTTCATGCGTGCGGCAGCCGGTGCGCGCGCCCTCGACGCCGATTTCGAGCATCACCTCGAAGGGCACGCTCTCGGGATGGCGCTTCGACCAGTCTTCGATCAGCGCGAGCTGCGCGAGCGAGTCGACCAGGAACACCACGCGCAGATCGGCATGCGCCTGCAGCAGCAGCTGGATGCCCGCCAGGTCTTCGTCGCTGACGACCTGGTTGGCGATGAGCGTGCGGCGCGCGCCGGCCGCCACGCCCACGGCGAGCTGCGTCACCGTGGCGAAGGTCAGGCCCCAGGCGCCGGCATCGAGCTGGCGCTGGAAGAGCTGCGGCGACATGGTGGTCTTGCCGTGCGGCGCGAGGTCGATGCCCCATTCGCGCACGCGCGACTGCATCCAGGCCAGATTGTGCTCGAGCGCCTCGCGCTTGAGCACGGCCAGCGGCAGCGGCAGGTCGCCGGCCAGCACGTTCCACCCCGCGGCGCCCACCTCGCTGCGGCGGCGCGGCGGCTGGGTGCGCGGGTAACCCTTGAAGTTGCTGCCCAGCAGCGGGTCGTTGAATTCCTTGTCGGCGGCGGCAGCGGTGGTGTCGGTCATGGTCATGCGGCAATTTGAGAGAGCAGTTCCTTGCGGATACAAGCGCTGTAGTGTCCGGGAGAAATCTCGTCGAGCGTCGGCACCGTCTGCGCGCAGGCCTCGATGGCGTGCGGGCAGCGGGTGCGGAACACGCAACCCGAGGGCGGCGAGATCGGGCTGGGAATGTCGCCCTTGAGCGCAATGCGCTCGGTGGCAAGCGTCGGATCGGGCTTCGGGCTCGCGGCCAGCAGCGCCTGGGTGTAGGGGTGAGAAGGCCGCGCGAACAGCGCGTCGGTCTCGGCCACCTCCATCACCTTGCCGAGGTACAGCACCACCACGCGGTCGCACAGATACTCGACCACGTCGAGGTCGTGCGAGATGAAGAGCATGGTGAGGCCGAGCCGCTCGCGCAGGTCGGCCAGGAGGTTGATGACCTGCGACTGGATCGACACGTCGAGCGCCGACAGCGGTTCGTCGGCCACGATGAACTCGGGCTCGACCGCGAGCGCACGCGCCACCCCGATGCGCTGGCGCTGGCCGCCCGAGAACTCGTGCGGAAAGCGGCTTGCATGCTCGGCACGCAGGCCCACGGTTTCGAGCAGCTCGGCAATGCGTTTGTCCCGTGCCGCGGCACCTTTGTGCAGGCCGTGCGTGGAGAGCGCCTCGCCGAGGATCGCGCTGATGCGCATCTTCGGGTTCAGGCTCGCATACGGGTCCTGGAAAATGATCTGCAGCTTGCTGCGCAGCTTGCGCATGCGCTCGCCCGAGAGCGCGCCGATGTCGTCGCCGCGGTAGAGCACCTGGCCCTCGGTGCGTTCGACCAGGCGCAGCACGGTGCGGCCGATGGTGCTCTTGCCGGAACCCGATTCGCCCACGAGGCCCAGTGTTTCGCCGGGCTGGATGGCGAACGACACATCGTCGACCGCGCGCACCGGGCGGTCGCTGCTGCCGAAGTATTTTTTCAGTCCGCGGACTTCGATGAGAGGAGCAGCGGTGGTCATGGGGATGTTGTATTGGCTCCTTCTCCCGCGAGCGGGAGAAGGCGGGGGATGAGGGTTCGCGCGAGGGCCCCGGGAGGCACCCTCACCCCAGCCCTCTCCCGCATGCGGGAGAGGGGGCAAGACAGAGGCACTTCGCCAGTCATGCCACCCTCGCGAATGTTGCGTCCGGTTGCACGCGAATGCAGCGTGCCTGGCGGTCCTCCCGGATATCGATCAGCGGCGGGATCGCCGCGCTGCAACCCGCAATGGCGAGGTCACAGCGCGGCTCGAAGGCGCAGCCGGGCGGCGGTGCGAGCGGGCTCGACACCTGGCCGCGAATCGCGAACAGCCGCTTGGGCTTGGGCTGCCCCGGCAGGCGCGCCTTGCCCGGCAGGCAGGCCAGCAGGCCCTGCGTGTATGGATGCTCGGGCTGCGCGAACAGCGGCCGTACGGGCGCGCTCTCGACCACGCGGCCCGCATAGAGCACCACCACGTCGTCCGCATGGTGCGCGACCACGCCCAGGTTGTGGGTGATGAAGAGAATACTCATGCCGGTCTCGGACTGCAGCCGGCGCATGAGTTCGAGAATCTGCGCCTGGATGGTCACGTCGAGCGCGGTGGTGGGCTCGTCGGCAATCAAGAGTGTCGGGTCGCAGGCCATGGCCAGCGCAATCATCACGCGCTGGCGCATGCCGCCCGAAAGCTGGTGCGGATACTCATGGATGCGCTGCGCCGCGGCCGGAATCTCGACCAGCTCCAGCATGCGCAGCGCATGGGCCATGGCGGCCTTGCGGTCCAGCCCCTTGTGCAGCCGCACGCTCTCGGCAATCTGCTCGCCGATGGTGAAGACCGGGTTCAGGCTGGTCATCGGTTCCTGGAAGATCATCGACAGCTGGTTGCCGCGCAGGCTGCGCATCTCGCGCTCGCCGATCTGCAACAGGTCGAGCGGCTTGCCTTCGCGGGTCACGAAAGAGGCCTGGCCGCTGACCTGTGCATTCGCGGTCTTGGGCAAGAGGCGCATCAGCGTGAGGCTGGTGACCGACTTGCCCGAGCCCGACTCGCCGACCAGCGCGGTGGTCTTGCCGGGTTGGATCGAAAAGCTCACGTCGGCCACCGAACGGATCAGCCCGTCCTCGGTGGGGAAGCTGGTGCTCAGGTTGCTGACCTGAAGACGCGGTGTGTTCGTGGCATTTGTCATCACAGCGTCTTCTTCAGTTTGGGGTCGAGCAGGTCGCGCACGCCGTCGCCCAGCAGCTGCAGCGACAGCGCGGTGAAGATGATCGCGAGCCCCGGGAACAGCACTACCCAGAAGGCCTGGTGCGCGTACTGCTGGCTGCCCGCGACCATGGTGCCCCAGGTCGGGATCTCGGGCGGGACGCCGACACCGAGGAACGAGAGCCCCGCTTCGGCCAGGATCGCGTAGGCGAAGATGAAGGAAACCTGCACGAGGATGGGCGACATCAGGTTTGGCAATATGTGGCGCCACAGGATGCGCGAAGTACGCACGCCCAGCGCGCGCACGGCTTCCACGAACAGCAGCTCGCGCACCACCAGCGTCGAGGCCCGCACCACTCGTGCCACGCGCGGCGTGTACACCAGCACCAGCGCCAGCACGGTGTTGATGAGCGAGGGCCCGAGGATCGCCACCAGCGCAATGGCCAGGAGGATGTCGGGGAAGGACATCATCGCGTCGACCACGCGCATCAGCGGCGCGTCGAGCCGGCGGAAGAAGCCCGCCATCAGGCCCAGCACCGTGCCCGCGACCACCGCGCCGAGGGCGGTGAGCGCGGCAATGGCCAGCGAATAGCGCGCACCGTGCACGATGCGCGAATACATGTCGCGGCCGAGCTCGTCGGTGCCCAGCAGGTGTTCGGCGCTCGGCCCTTTGAGGCGTTGCAGCACGGCCGTGTCGTTGGGGTCGATGGAGGCGAACAGCGGCGCGCCGATGGCGAGCACTGCAATGACCAGCAGCACCAGCGCGGAGACCATCACGATGCGGCGGTGCATCAGCTGGCGGAGCATTCGGGGCATCTGCATTTTTTCTCAAACCTTCACGCGCGGATCGACGACGGCGTACAGCAGGTCGATCGAAAAATTGATGAGAACGTAGATCGCCGCAATCACGAGCAGTGCGCCCTGAATGACTGGGTAGTCGCGCCGCAGCACCGCGCTCACGACAAGATTGCCGACACCCGGCAGGCCGAACACGGTCTCGGTGATGACGGCGCCGCCGATCATCAGCGCGACCGTGAGGCCGATCACCGTGACGATGGGCACCAGCGCATTGCGCAGCGCGTGCTTGAGCACCACCTTGCTTTCGCTCAGGCCCTTGGAGCGCGCGGTGCGCACGTAGTCTTCGCCGAGCACGTCGAGCATCGAGGCGCGCGTGAAGCGGATGATGAGCGCGGAGTTCAAGAGGCCCAGCACCGTGGCCGGCAGCACCAGCGAATGCAGACGCTCGGTCAACGGTGCATCGGGCGCGCCATAGCCCGAGACCGGGAACCACCCGAACGACACCGCGAAGATCTGGATCAGCACGATGCCGAGCCAGAAGCTCGGGATGCTGGCGCCGAGCATCGCGATGCCGGTGAAGAGCTGGTCGACCAGGCGACCGCGGAACACCGCCGAGACGATGCCGCAGGGCACGCCGATCAGCGCTGCGATGGCCACGGCCATCAGCGCGAGCA
Protein-coding regions in this window:
- a CDS encoding ABC transporter permease, producing MFRYLASRAAGMLVVLAIVAVLVFVLTRAASGDPVSVLLGDQATAADIARVQKEYGLDKPLPVQFGYWLREVLQGNLGTSIFLQRPVTQALWERAEPTTLLALMAVAIAALIGVPCGIVSAVFRGRLVDQLFTGIAMLGASIPSFWLGIVLIQIFAVSFGWFPVSGYGAPDAPLTERLHSLVLPATVLGLLNSALIIRFTRASMLDVLGEDYVRTARSKGLSESKVVLKHALRNALVPIVTVIGLTVALMIGGAVITETVFGLPGVGNLVVSAVLRRDYPVIQGALLVIAAIYVLINFSIDLLYAVVDPRVKV
- a CDS encoding ABC transporter ATP-binding protein gives rise to the protein MTNATNTPRLQVSNLSTSFPTEDGLIRSVADVSFSIQPGKTTALVGESGSGKSVTSLTLMRLLPKTANAQVSGQASFVTREGKPLDLLQIGEREMRSLRGNQLSMIFQEPMTSLNPVFTIGEQIAESVRLHKGLDRKAAMAHALRMLELVEIPAAAQRIHEYPHQLSGGMRQRVMIALAMACDPTLLIADEPTTALDVTIQAQILELMRRLQSETGMSILFITHNLGVVAHHADDVVVLYAGRVVESAPVRPLFAQPEHPYTQGLLACLPGKARLPGQPKPKRLFAIRGQVSSPLAPPPGCAFEPRCDLAIAGCSAAIPPLIDIREDRQARCIRVQPDATFARVA
- a CDS encoding amidohydrolase family protein, which encodes MSDAKAILLEAGLVVDGSGGPSWPGDVLLQGDRILALGEGLRERLPQGLVLADIDIVDCRTKVIAPGFIDAHTHDDAIVLRDPLCLPKVSQGITTVVTGNCGISLAPYRTPQSRPPLTLLGVESFRHATMAEYRAAVDAAQPALNVAALVGHTTLRFAAMEALDRPASGDELARMAALLDSCMAEGAHGLSSGLFYEEAFAAPAEEVTALARIVAKHGGIYATHLRSEMQQIIEALHEAGDTAFSAGVPLVISHHKCAGPANWGRTKETLPLIEALAERQKISMDVYPYVAGSTVLREDLVDGVIDVLLTWSDPHPEMTGRLISDIAREWCTTEQEACLRLKPGGACYFQMQEEDVERVIAHPLTMIGSDGLPHDRHPHPRLWGAFPRVFARYWRQRRLFTLEQAVHKMTGMTARNLRISDRGLLRAGAMADVVVFDPETIADTATYDKPHGVSLGVERVFVNGVLAYRGGQGEGASVLARAGRMLTRAGA
- a CDS encoding flavin reductase family protein; this encodes MNAIHRKPVPLAKAYRLLNHGPTVLVSAAHGGQRNIMAAAWAMPLDFDPPKVAVVLDKSTWTRTLLEGAGTFALQVPTRAQLDLTEALGNSSGREIVEKEGHDKFAAYGLQTFAGVATDAPLLEDCAAWLECRLLPEPPIQQRYDLFLGEVIAAQADSRVFSEGRWHFQGHDDLRTLHHVAGGHFIVDGEAVDARPLPPVQP
- a CDS encoding lysostaphin resistance A-like protein; this encodes MPSPKSTAFPSATQAALLFLAVFLCEFVIGIALRDANRWLGLNGMQLGVLSAVLGNGCVFAVVMHYQKLTYGELFHESPASARATLMLVVPPVLLLVPGLMVVMTAVLNLLVFIAPLSAWEESMFSRMADGSVAATLAVCLMAPLLEEMLFRGIVLRGFLQRYSRWQAVLGSALLFGAAHLNIYQFVVGLVMGTVLGWLYERTRSLIPCIALHAAYNSGTIFIGDWPESASTADAAWALLLVLLAGACGVLALRRMLVVPVARRPVP
- a CDS encoding MurR/RpiR family transcriptional regulator, translating into MTPSLLQKIAELRSSAPATRRAILDLILEDPDRALEESFEQLAERSRSSVPTIMRTCRDLGFAGLREFKLALAQELALGGSPLHRRVNIEDAADEVVGKIARSAAASVSGVRGQLDMQVLEGAVAAIAAAPHVDLYGAGATSWFMANDLQARLFRLGLSANAWADYHLQQVAGAAQRPGGVVIAISHVGGMPSLLDAVDIARGQGAKVVALTRPGTALAAKADFLLGLSVPDDAVMHVGIDAYLTHLTAIEILTVLVAQRRGEPAVQRLQRAREAFQRHGIDASTHPLQSWDGGGINTGGRAS
- a CDS encoding amino acid deaminase, coding for MTDTTAAAADKEFNDPLLGSNFKGYPRTQPPRRRSEVGAAGWNVLAGDLPLPLAVLKREALEHNLAWMQSRVREWGIDLAPHGKTTMSPQLFQRQLDAGAWGLTFATVTQLAVGVAAGARRTLIANQVVSDEDLAGIQLLLQAHADLRVVFLVDSLAQLALIEDWSKRHPESVPFEVMLEIGVEGARTGCRTHEEAVALATCLRASDAVKLVGIETYEGQGATGASEPDTAYANTLMDRVEAIARHCDVRQLFETDEVLVSAGGSAIFDLVAGRLKPALGSPVRGLLRSGCYVTHDHGFYKRMVSAVHERLGCACGESLRPAMEVWATVQSRPEPGLAILAVGKRDISFDLSMPVPIARAARGMLEAEAVPDGWKITALNDQHAYLRWDADEEAQAPVVGDRVGLGISHPCTTFDKWHWMPVVEENYRVSDAVAMHF
- a CDS encoding ABC transporter ATP-binding protein → MTTAAPLIEVRGLKKYFGSSDRPVRAVDDVSFAIQPGETLGLVGESGSGKSTIGRTVLRLVERTEGQVLYRGDDIGALSGERMRKLRSKLQIIFQDPYASLNPKMRISAILGEALSTHGLHKGAAARDKRIAELLETVGLRAEHASRFPHEFSGGQRQRIGVARALAVEPEFIVADEPLSALDVSIQSQVINLLADLRERLGLTMLFISHDLDVVEYLCDRVVVLYLGKVMEVAETDALFARPSHPYTQALLAASPKPDPTLATERIALKGDIPSPISPPSGCVFRTRCPHAIEACAQTVPTLDEISPGHYSACIRKELLSQIAA
- a CDS encoding ABC transporter permease, yielding MQMPRMLRQLMHRRIVMVSALVLLVIAVLAIGAPLFASIDPNDTAVLQRLKGPSAEHLLGTDELGRDMYSRIVHGARYSLAIAALTALGAVVAGTVLGLMAGFFRRLDAPLMRVVDAMMSFPDILLAIALVAILGPSLINTVLALVLVYTPRVARVVRASTLVVRELLFVEAVRALGVRTSRILWRHILPNLMSPILVQVSFIFAYAILAEAGLSFLGVGVPPEIPTWGTMVAGSQQYAHQAFWVVLFPGLAIIFTALSLQLLGDGVRDLLDPKLKKTL